The following nucleotide sequence is from Anguilla rostrata isolate EN2019 chromosome 3, ASM1855537v3, whole genome shotgun sequence.
GTGACGTTGGCGTTCGCGCAGTGCGCCGTGCTCATGCTCACCATGGCAACGCTGCCCTTCCCCTTGCTTTGCAGTAACCCTTGTCCGCGAGCGTGAATGCTTGCGATACCAGTGTGTTCCTTGCCTTATCTTGCATTGATACGGTCCCTTTGTGGCAGTTTGAGGAATTAGTCGGTTGCATTCATTGTATTTCTCAGATTTACAATGAATATAGTAAATAGGAGAGTAACGTCGTTCCAAAAGGCTAAACTCGGTGGGTTTACTTTCACGCATTACTGCTGGAAGATGAAGTCCTGAATGCTGATCagattgacattttttttcacggCCTCGAACTCTGTCCCTCCCATCGCTGGCATTATAGCATAACGTGCCatgatttgcttccattcagctttGCGGAAGGGATTTGGGCATCGCAGCTTTTCTGACAGGTGGGCCGCAGTGTGACAGTCCAGCTCTCTTTCGCCTGCAGTGTGTCCAGCATGCAGTGCAGCTCACTTTCGCCTACAGTGTGTCCAGCATGCAGTGCAGCTCACTTTCGCCTGCAGTGTGTCCAGCGCGCAGTGCAGCTCACTTTCGCCTGCAGTGTGTCCAGCGCGCAGTGCAGCTCACTTTCGCCTGCAGTGTGTCCTGTGCGCAGTGCAGCTCACTTTCGCCTGCAGTGTGTCCTGTGCGCAGTGCAGCTCACTTTTGCCTGCAGTGTGTCCAGCATGCAGTGCAGCTCACTTTCGCTTGCTGTGTCCTGCGTGCAGCTGCCACTCCCGCTCATATTCCAGTTAGCCTAGTGTCTCTTATCGATTTCCGTTATCAGTTGTCCTCAGAGGTTGCGTTCCTCCTCCAGTAATCATTCCAATCCCTGGCTTCCTTCACGctttggtttaaaaatattttataaaaaatgaatcattctTAAATagtatactttatttatttgaaccGCAGGGCCGGGGCATAGTTTAGACAGCCAGTTTAGTTCCCCTTCCTcctggtggcggcggcggcggcggcggtggcggcccAGTCGCTGGCGCTGAGCCTGTGGCCGCCTGTAGCGCTGAGACTGTAGCGCCCGGCGCGTCTACCCACGATGCCTCACGCCTGCCTCTCTTCCCAGGCCTCCGGAGTCACAGTGACAGAGGAAGTGGTGACCGTCTTCAACGACATGAAGGTGCGCAAGGCTACGGCCAACGAGgacgagaagaagaagaggaagaaggcgGTGCTCTTCTGCCTCAGCGAGGACAAAAAGCACATCATTCTGGAGCCGGGCAACGAGATCCTGGTGGGGGATGTGGGCACCACGGTCGAGGACCCGTACCTTCACTTCGTCAAAATGCTGCCCCCCAACGACTGTCGCTACGCTCTGTACGACGCCACCTACGAGACCAAGGAAACCAGGAAGGAGGACTTGGTCTTTATCCTCTGGTGAGTGGACGGCATTTGGCTGGAAAGGGGGGAGAACACCCCTTTCATATATCAACACTCGAAACATCGGCAATTTGCTCGGCTGGCTGGTTACTTTGCAGCCCCTCCTGCCGTGTCACAGTTTATGTGCGCGTTGGTGTGTTTGCTTTCTGTATTTGATTACATCCATTTAATTTGACGGTTGCGACATTGTGGGGCCTGTCGTCTAACCCAACGTGACATTTTGCATGCGGTGCGTTCGCTGTGCTGCCGTAGTCAGTGGGATCGCGGTTAAGGAGGAGGTCCCCGGTGGTTTGTtagaggaggagcagcaggctgTGCCGAGCTGTGACTGGGGAAGTGCGCAGCATGTCTATTGCTGTCGCAAAGGGTTTCAGCGCAACCACACAGAGGGAACACTGGCAGTATACTGATTAGGAAAAGTTGCGTTTGCGATGCATTTTAACACACCACTGCCGACATGTTGCAAACGACTGCATTTGCACTGCACTTTCGCCAGCTTGGAGGTGGTGACAAATCgaggggattaaaaaaaaaaaaaaaaaaacgacaccaGGATGGTTGCAAGATGTGACAGCTAGCTAGTGTTGCCCAGAAGAGGTGGCATGTTTGTCCAGTCTAACGCCTAATTAAAATGGTACAAATTGTTTTACCCTGTAAACATTTGTGCTTAGTTGTaacccatttaaaaatgctttaccTTAAGTAAacacttaaacttttttttattttttattttatttattattttaagtaaacTGTTGATACAAATAACGGCATGGTAGTTGTATGACTAATTCAAGTTTTTTTGTCACCAGTAACATTAAGATCAGAAATGTACTCAAGGTACAGGGTGGGTTTGACAGTCACTGCACACTCCTGATCCTTTCATCCCCCTCCCTGTCACAGGGCTCCAGAGAGCGCCCCCCTGAAGAGCAAGATGATCTACGCCAGTTCCAAGGATGCCATCAAGAAGAAACTGACCGGTGAGTCATGATTTAAGGATATGAAACCTAGAAGGGAGGCCAACTTTTTATGAAGGTCATAAGAATATATGTCTCATTTTACTGGTGTGATGTTGCTGCTGGCACCAGGTTTtataaaaaattgtgaaatttggttagggtttagggtttgtAGGAGCTACTGCCATCCTGCAATATTTTTGTCAGGATGCCAGAAGTGCTTTTCATGTTATCATATTGAATTATTTCTGTCCCTCTCAATTCAAGGTATCAAGCACGAGTTGCAAGTGAATGGTTTGGAGGAAATAAAGGACCGACGTAACCTTGCAGAGAAACTCGGAGGCACGTCAGTCATTACCCTCGAAGGATACCCTCTATAAATTTACCTCCAGGCTTCAACTGAGGCCTACCAGTACACAGATTTGTGAGGGGTTTGGCTGTTCATTCCATTATGgcaaggtgggggtgggggtgggggggcaatttgtgggagggagggggtggttgtCGGTCTGAAATTTCATAATTGCAGGCTATCATTCCAATTCTGACAATGAAGAACAAAACGCAAAAAAATGTTGAAGTCAAAATTAATGAAGGATGATAATACATACGATAATTGAAGTTTGACAGGTTTTTGTTCGTTCTGGGTTCCAGTTGAGTGGTGCTGTGAAGGAGGGGGGAAGTGCAAGGTGCACTGGGCATATAAaccattaattcaaacttgaaTGTTGCAGAATACTGTTAAACTTAATTCTACAATGTTATTTGCCAAACTTCTAGTTCtgttttattagcatttatgTGTAACTGAGGCGATCTGTGACAACACTTCAAAGATTTCTGACTTAAAATGCGACGCGTCAAACCTTTTTCAGGATCACTTAATTGCATTCTTTTGACTTTATGCCCAAACGTTCAAATTCCAAAATTATGattccagttttgttttattgttattattattttttgtttgtttttgcatttttgactGAACCAAACCATTGTTGGTGTGAAGAACAAACACATTCCTTTTAGGACTGAAAGAGCTGATTAAAATGAAGTGACTGAATGAGTTATCGAGATGAAGAACggaaggaaggggggagggcagagggggagcGAAGTAGCGTAACAGCCTGTGTACAGAGTGAAGGGATGCTGGATGGAGGGTGGATGTTTTGTATCGTCTCCTTATctctaattaaaataaaaaataaaaaaaagcacttaACTACCGGTCCTCCTCATGTTGTCTTCCTCATTTTACACATGGGTTCACGTCCTTGGTTCCTAAAACCAACCGAGTCTTTGCATTGCTGTTCAACAAGAGACTGTGTATGCTGAATTTTGGACTTTTTAAAGGGCTTCTTTATAATTCACATTTATAAGTCAAACCATTAGAATGGTTGTTCACTTGGCTATAATGCTTTCTCTTCCTGCTGATCCACAACCCCCAACCTGTGAGTCTGTGTCA
It contains:
- the cfl1 gene encoding cofilin-1; this translates as MCCILCVDEEVPITAHSIPIQTPETHRDTTMASGVTVTEEVVTVFNDMKVRKATANEDEKKKRKKAVLFCLSEDKKHIILEPGNEILVGDVGTTVEDPYLHFVKMLPPNDCRYALYDATYETKETRKEDLVFILWAPESAPLKSKMIYASSKDAIKKKLTGIKHELQVNGLEEIKDRRNLAEKLGGTSVITLEGYPL